A window of the Chloroflexus sp. Y-396-1 genome harbors these coding sequences:
- a CDS encoding iron-sulfur cluster assembly scaffold protein, with the protein MAEPISHQDAIERLLDHYRQPRHYGELADAVTYSGGVPDCGDTITVYLQVTPDGRLTNLQFTGQGCSVSIGTASILIEQLQGATLTDLLALDETSAVNIVGQEIFRARPQCATLIFRTLKTAARLVDRQS; encoded by the coding sequence GTGGCTGAGCCGATTTCACACCAGGATGCCATCGAGCGATTGCTCGACCATTACCGCCAGCCTCGCCATTATGGGGAATTGGCCGATGCAGTAACGTATAGCGGTGGTGTACCCGATTGTGGTGATACGATCACCGTATATCTCCAGGTTACCCCTGATGGTCGGCTAACCAACCTGCAATTTACCGGGCAGGGTTGTAGCGTCAGCATTGGTACGGCTTCGATCCTGATCGAACAGTTACAAGGAGCGACGCTCACCGATTTGCTGGCACTCGATGAAACCTCAGCCGTGAATATTGTCGGTCAGGAAATTTTTCGAGCCCGACCACAGTGTGCTACGCTGATTTTTAGAACCTTGAAGACAGCCGCACGACTGGTTGATCGGCAATCATGA
- a CDS encoding cysteine desulfurase, translating to MAILSQFDVLSLRREFPILQQQMHGKPLAFLDSAASSQKPRRVIEALEDYYRRYNANVHRGVYRLSEEATFAYERARGKLARLINAPSQREIIFVRNTTEAINLVAYAWGGANIRAGDRILLTMMEHHSNIVPWQLLAQRTGAELVYLPFDGQGRLVLDDLDRLLDERVKLVAFTHQSNVFGTINPVAPIVARARAVGARVLLDAAQSVPHMPVDVQALGVDFLAFSGHKMCGPTGIGVLWGRRELLNAMPPFLGGGSMIDLVELDHSTFASVPARFEAGTPAIGEAIALGEAADYLQEVGLAAIHQHEQELTAYALERLATVPGLTIYGPPAGPDRGGAVSFSLEGVHPHDVAAILDQEGVAVRAGHHCTQPLHRILGVPATTRASFYLYNLPEEIDRLVAGLHKARQILG from the coding sequence ATGGCTATTCTGTCCCAATTTGATGTACTTTCGCTGCGACGCGAGTTTCCTATCTTGCAGCAGCAGATGCATGGGAAACCGCTAGCCTTTCTCGATAGCGCAGCCTCATCACAAAAGCCAAGGCGGGTGATCGAAGCGCTGGAAGATTATTACCGGCGCTATAATGCCAATGTCCATCGTGGTGTCTACCGGCTGAGTGAAGAGGCAACGTTTGCCTACGAGCGGGCGCGCGGGAAACTGGCACGGTTGATCAATGCGCCGAGCCAACGCGAGATCATCTTTGTGCGTAATACGACCGAAGCCATTAATTTGGTTGCGTATGCCTGGGGTGGAGCCAATATTCGGGCTGGTGACCGCATTTTACTAACGATGATGGAACATCACTCGAATATTGTGCCTTGGCAGTTGTTGGCTCAACGAACCGGCGCCGAACTGGTCTACTTGCCGTTCGATGGTCAGGGGCGATTGGTACTCGATGATCTTGACCGCTTGCTCGATGAACGAGTAAAGCTGGTTGCCTTTACGCATCAATCAAACGTCTTTGGGACAATTAATCCGGTTGCGCCGATTGTCGCCCGCGCACGAGCCGTTGGGGCGCGCGTCTTGCTCGATGCGGCGCAGAGTGTACCGCACATGCCGGTCGATGTACAAGCCTTAGGAGTGGATTTCCTGGCCTTCAGTGGCCATAAGATGTGCGGTCCTACCGGTATTGGTGTACTCTGGGGTCGGCGTGAATTATTGAACGCGATGCCACCATTCCTCGGCGGTGGTTCGATGATTGATCTGGTCGAACTTGATCACAGCACATTTGCCAGCGTACCGGCACGGTTTGAAGCCGGCACACCGGCAATCGGTGAGGCGATTGCGCTCGGTGAAGCCGCCGATTATCTGCAAGAGGTGGGATTGGCGGCCATTCATCAGCACGAACAGGAGCTGACTGCATACGCTCTCGAACGATTAGCAACGGTGCCGGGTCTTACCATCTATGGGCCACCTGCCGGTCCTGATCGCGGTGGGGCGGTAAGTTTCAGTCTTGAAGGTGTTCATCCCCACGATGTCGCAGCCATTCTCGATCAGGAAGGGGTTGCGGTGCGCGCCGGGCATCATTGTACACAGCCGTTACATCGGATCCTCGGCGTTCCGGCTACGACACGAGCCAGTTTCTACCTCTACAATCTGCCAGAGGAGATTGATCGGCTGGTTGCCGGTTTGCACAAGGCCAGGCAAATCCTTGGTTGA
- a CDS encoding metalloregulator ArsR/SmtB family transcription factor produces MDTIRYSLDSPAGIILRHLQRHARATVKELADLLGVSTTAVRDHLVHLQAEGMVEVSSERNGPGRPRLVYSLSEKAQKSFPKQYDRLISTLLRELIELEGEGKVEQLLDRVSQRLASEYADRMAGADVAARLNELRALLEQRGVPAEIDPEGDVLRLFACPYYDVAADYPEVCSMERRMIEYVLGEKLVLEDTIRAGSHNCRFVLRPQDIPLMTEPTAADSSTKV; encoded by the coding sequence ATGGATACCATACGTTATTCGCTTGACAGTCCAGCCGGCATCATCCTACGCCACTTGCAACGCCATGCCCGGGCCACGGTCAAAGAGTTGGCCGATTTGCTCGGTGTCAGTACGACCGCAGTGCGCGATCATCTCGTGCATTTGCAGGCTGAAGGCATGGTCGAAGTTTCCAGTGAGCGTAACGGGCCGGGTCGTCCGCGGTTGGTGTACAGTCTGTCTGAAAAAGCCCAGAAATCCTTTCCCAAACAGTACGATCGCCTGATCAGCACGTTGCTGCGCGAGTTGATCGAGCTGGAAGGGGAAGGCAAAGTTGAGCAGCTCCTCGACCGGGTCAGTCAGCGTCTGGCGAGTGAGTATGCCGACCGTATGGCCGGCGCCGATGTGGCCGCACGGCTGAACGAGCTGCGGGCATTACTCGAGCAGCGCGGGGTACCGGCTGAGATCGATCCGGAAGGTGATGTGTTGCGCTTATTCGCATGCCCGTACTACGACGTAGCAGCCGATTACCCGGAAGTGTGCTCAATGGAGCGGCGTATGATCGAGTATGTGTTAGGTGAGAAACTAGTGCTCGAAGACACAATTCGAGCCGGCTCGCATAATTGCCGCTTCGTGCTGCGTCCGCAGGATATTCCGTTAATGACGGAACCGACGGCTGCTGATTCAAGTACTAAAGTGTAG
- a CDS encoding non-heme iron oxygenase ferredoxin subunit: protein MQLIEVCSLNDVPVGSGRAFTVGGRRIAVFRVSETDIYALDDLCSHDEASLSEGELDPEALCVECPMHGSLFDLRTGRPKTLPAFAPVATYRTIVRDERIFVEFSD, encoded by the coding sequence ATGCAACTGATCGAAGTATGTTCACTCAACGATGTGCCGGTAGGGAGCGGGCGGGCATTTACGGTGGGAGGCCGTCGGATCGCAGTCTTCCGGGTATCGGAGACCGACATCTACGCCCTTGATGATCTCTGTTCACACGATGAAGCCTCGCTAAGCGAAGGTGAACTCGACCCTGAAGCACTGTGCGTGGAATGCCCGATGCACGGTTCCCTGTTCGATTTGCGCACCGGTCGGCCGAAAACCTTACCGGCTTTTGCACCAGTTGCCACCTACCGTACCATTGTACGCGATGAGCGAATATTTGTTGAGTTTTCTGATTAA
- the sufB gene encoding Fe-S cluster assembly protein SufB — translation MVAEAINLQFDYSRYGFRQEERYIYKAPKGLNERIVRELSGMKGEPEWMLKRRLRALEIFNKKPTPLVGMWANPELAELNYDDIHYFVRANERPQTDWDAVPPEIKNTFERLGIPEAERKFLAGVGAQYESEVVYHSLREEWAKQGVIFLDTDTALKEYPEFFKEYFGTIVPAADNKYAALNTAVWSGGSFVYVPKGVKVDIPLQAYFRINAERMGQFERTLIIIDEGAEAHYIEGCTAPIYSTNSLHSAVVEVIVKKGGKFRYTTIQNWANNIFNLVTKRAVAYEEASMEWVDGNIGSKLTMKYPSVYLMGRKARGEVLSVAYAGRGQHQDAGAKMIHLAPETTSRITNKSVSKDGGKTTYRGLAKVAPGAYGAKINVNCDALILDERSASDTIPYIEIEEDRCTLAHEATVGRIGAEQLFYLMSRGISESDALSMIVLGFMEPFTRELPMEYAVELNRLIQLEMEGSVG, via the coding sequence GTGGTTGCTGAAGCTATCAATCTACAATTTGATTATTCGCGCTATGGCTTTCGCCAAGAGGAGCGCTATATCTATAAAGCACCGAAAGGCCTGAATGAACGGATTGTCCGCGAACTGTCCGGCATGAAGGGTGAGCCGGAATGGATGCTCAAGCGGCGTTTGCGAGCACTCGAGATTTTCAACAAGAAGCCGACACCACTGGTCGGTATGTGGGCTAACCCAGAGCTGGCCGAACTTAATTACGACGATATTCATTACTTCGTTCGCGCAAATGAGCGCCCGCAAACCGACTGGGACGCTGTACCGCCGGAGATCAAGAACACCTTCGAGCGGCTGGGCATTCCTGAAGCCGAGCGGAAGTTTCTGGCCGGTGTTGGCGCGCAGTATGAGTCAGAGGTGGTCTACCACTCACTGCGCGAAGAGTGGGCGAAGCAAGGGGTTATTTTCCTCGATACCGACACGGCCTTGAAGGAATACCCTGAGTTCTTCAAAGAGTATTTTGGTACAATTGTGCCGGCTGCTGATAACAAGTACGCTGCCCTCAATACTGCTGTCTGGTCGGGTGGTTCGTTCGTATACGTACCAAAGGGCGTGAAGGTTGATATTCCGCTGCAAGCCTATTTCCGCATTAACGCTGAGCGAATGGGGCAATTCGAGCGGACGTTAATCATTATTGATGAAGGTGCGGAAGCGCACTACATTGAGGGTTGTACGGCGCCAATTTATAGCACCAATTCCCTCCACTCGGCGGTGGTTGAAGTGATTGTCAAGAAGGGTGGTAAGTTCCGTTATACCACTATTCAGAATTGGGCAAACAACATCTTCAACCTGGTTACCAAGCGGGCGGTGGCTTACGAAGAGGCCAGCATGGAATGGGTCGATGGCAATATCGGCTCGAAGCTGACGATGAAGTATCCTTCGGTTTACCTGATGGGCCGTAAGGCACGCGGTGAGGTGCTCTCGGTTGCCTACGCCGGACGCGGCCAACACCAGGATGCTGGCGCAAAGATGATTCACCTGGCCCCTGAAACAACATCGCGGATTACCAACAAATCGGTGAGCAAAGATGGTGGTAAGACGACCTACCGAGGTTTGGCAAAGGTAGCGCCGGGAGCGTACGGGGCGAAGATTAACGTCAACTGTGACGCACTGATCCTCGATGAGCGTTCGGCCTCGGATACCATTCCGTATATCGAGATCGAAGAGGATCGGTGTACACTGGCCCACGAAGCAACCGTTGGTCGTATTGGCGCCGAACAGCTCTTCTATCTGATGAGCCGCGGCATTTCTGAGTCGGACGCGCTTTCGATGATCGTTCTCGGTTTCATGGAGCCGTTCACCCGTGAGCTGCCAATGGAGTATGCCGTTGAATTAAACCGGCTGATCCAGCTCGAGATGGAAGGATCGGTGGGCTAA
- the sufD gene encoding Fe-S cluster assembly protein SufD → MTTTLPALNEISADFVVARSQAAGEPAWLTERRREAWVTFAQMNPPEWRRTDLSKLDPTTIAPSDGAHATAIQWDPALSAQGVVFTTLAAALHTHEALIQRYIDTAVEPLKHKFSALRAALWQDGALLYVPKGVSIEVPLRLIYTLGTDGVAIFPRTLVIIEPQASVTLIEEFVSPDLRAGSFAGPITEIFVGDGASVRFISVQHWGAGVYHLAGQRAILQRDANLEWTSINLGGQVQHIEAETTLVGNGSRLNWLGATFASDSQNLVIAPWMRHVGHNCESFMQFKTVVNDTAYSVFDGMIKIEHESAGTSTRLEEHALHLSPKARNDSIPGLMISTNDVLKGGHASTSGDIDEEQLFYMQTRGIPRAEAQRMIVMGFFEPALETIPLEELRAELTAEIAAKI, encoded by the coding sequence ATGACAACCACATTGCCTGCCCTGAATGAGATCAGCGCCGATTTCGTTGTTGCCCGCTCGCAGGCGGCCGGTGAGCCGGCCTGGTTAACCGAACGTCGGCGAGAGGCATGGGTGACGTTTGCGCAGATGAACCCGCCAGAGTGGCGACGTACCGACCTGAGCAAACTCGATCCAACGACGATTGCGCCCTCTGATGGTGCGCATGCGACAGCCATTCAGTGGGACCCTGCCTTAAGTGCCCAGGGTGTCGTCTTTACAACACTGGCTGCCGCACTCCACACCCACGAAGCGCTGATTCAACGTTATATCGACACGGCTGTAGAGCCGTTGAAGCATAAATTTAGTGCACTTCGCGCTGCACTCTGGCAAGATGGTGCGCTGCTCTATGTACCGAAGGGAGTATCAATTGAGGTACCACTGCGCCTGATCTACACCCTCGGCACTGATGGGGTCGCGATCTTTCCGCGCACCCTCGTCATTATTGAACCGCAAGCGAGTGTAACGCTGATCGAGGAGTTTGTCTCGCCTGACCTGCGCGCCGGTTCGTTTGCCGGCCCAATAACCGAGATCTTTGTCGGTGACGGCGCCAGCGTCCGGTTTATCAGTGTCCAGCATTGGGGCGCCGGAGTGTACCACCTGGCCGGGCAGCGTGCGATATTACAGCGAGATGCCAATCTGGAATGGACATCGATCAACCTCGGTGGTCAGGTACAACATATAGAAGCTGAAACCACGCTGGTAGGGAATGGTTCTCGACTAAACTGGCTGGGGGCAACGTTTGCATCTGACAGCCAGAATCTGGTGATTGCACCATGGATGCGTCACGTCGGGCATAACTGTGAGAGCTTTATGCAGTTCAAGACGGTAGTGAATGATACCGCCTACAGTGTGTTCGACGGTATGATCAAGATTGAGCATGAATCTGCGGGAACCAGCACCCGTCTGGAAGAGCATGCCCTCCACCTCAGTCCGAAAGCGCGTAATGACAGTATTCCCGGCCTGATGATTAGCACCAACGACGTGCTGAAGGGTGGGCATGCTTCAACCAGCGGTGATATTGACGAAGAGCAGCTCTTCTATATGCAGACACGCGGGATTCCACGCGCAGAAGCACAGCGCATGATTGTGATGGGTTTCTTCGAGCCAGCCCTTGAGACAATCCCGTTGGAAGAGCTGCGTGCAGAACTGACTGCCGAGATTGCAGCCAAGATTTGA
- the sufC gene encoding Fe-S cluster assembly ATPase SufC, which yields MSNDLVIKDLYARIGDKEILRGVNLTVRQGTIHAIMGPNGSGKSTLSYIIAGHPAYEVTGGEIWYKGHNLLELEPDERSRLGVFLAFQYPVAVPGVTVANFLRSAINAHRAEEGKDPKETSIPAAEFRKLLREGLNMLEMDESFARRYLNDGFSGGEKKRLEILQMMLLKPSLAVLDETDSGLDIDALRIVANGVNRMAGPDMGVLVITHYQRLLNYIKPDVVSVMIDGRIVRQGGPELALELEEKGYDWLREELTGAA from the coding sequence ATGAGCAACGATCTAGTTATCAAAGACCTTTATGCCCGGATTGGAGACAAAGAGATTTTGCGCGGTGTCAATCTGACAGTACGTCAGGGCACGATCCACGCCATCATGGGGCCAAACGGCAGTGGTAAAAGCACGTTGTCCTACATTATTGCCGGCCATCCCGCTTACGAGGTGACCGGTGGCGAAATCTGGTATAAAGGCCATAACTTGCTCGAACTCGAACCAGATGAGCGTAGCCGATTAGGTGTGTTCCTCGCATTTCAGTATCCGGTGGCCGTGCCGGGAGTGACGGTCGCGAATTTCCTACGCTCGGCGATTAATGCGCATCGTGCTGAAGAAGGGAAAGACCCGAAAGAGACGTCTATTCCAGCAGCCGAGTTCCGCAAACTGTTGCGCGAAGGGCTGAATATGCTGGAAATGGACGAGAGTTTTGCTCGTCGTTACCTGAATGATGGCTTTAGTGGCGGTGAAAAGAAACGTCTTGAAATTCTACAAATGATGCTCCTGAAGCCGTCGCTGGCTGTGCTTGATGAGACCGACTCAGGGCTTGACATCGATGCGCTTCGGATTGTCGCAAATGGGGTGAATCGGATGGCCGGCCCAGATATGGGTGTATTGGTCATCACTCACTACCAACGCTTGCTAAATTATATCAAACCCGACGTGGTGTCGGTCATGATAGATGGACGGATTGTTCGCCAGGGTGGCCCTGAGCTAGCGTTAGAGCTAGAGGAGAAGGGGTACGACTGGCTTCGTGAAGAGTTGACCGGTGCGGCATAA
- the sufU gene encoding Fe-S cluster assembly sulfur transfer protein SufU: MDDIYREQILEHARHPRNFGHLPAPTVVREERNPLCGDQIRLELAIIDDVITDVRFTGRGCAISQASASLLTEAIKGKPVAEAKQFSKDDLLELIGIPLAHNPTRLKCALLSLKALKAGLYGVGHEDEDI, from the coding sequence ATGGATGACATTTACCGTGAACAAATTCTCGAACACGCCCGTCATCCGCGGAATTTCGGTCATTTACCGGCGCCAACGGTCGTGCGCGAAGAACGTAACCCGCTCTGTGGCGATCAGATTCGGCTCGAACTGGCCATTATCGACGATGTGATCACCGATGTACGTTTTACCGGTCGCGGCTGTGCAATCAGTCAGGCCAGCGCATCGCTGCTGACTGAGGCGATTAAAGGGAAGCCGGTCGCGGAAGCTAAACAATTCAGCAAAGATGACCTGCTTGAACTCATTGGGATTCCGCTGGCCCACAACCCAACCCGGCTTAAGTGTGCCCTGCTTTCGCTCAAGGCATTGAAAGCCGGATTGTACGGAGTGGGTCACGAGGATGAGGATATATAA
- a CDS encoding PLP-dependent cysteine synthase family protein, which produces MTTHILDLIGHTPLLPLHPVLDLPASIELYGKAEWYNLGGSVKDRPALWMIRDGERRGLLRPGVRIADATSGNTGIAYATIGAALGYGVTLAMPANASPERRRILRALGAELILTDPAEGMDAAIATIRALVAEHPDRYFYPDQYSNPANPRAHYETTGPEIWQQTGGRVTHFVAALGTSGTFMGTGQRLREYNPVIRLIAVQPDSPYHALEGVKHMASTRFVPAIYRAEQADAIIEVRSEEAFAMARRLARRAGLLVGISAAANVVAAVQVACQIEQGVIVTILCDSANRYLSERFWEEPGFAEGAGI; this is translated from the coding sequence ATGACAACGCACATTCTCGATCTGATCGGTCATACACCGTTACTCCCACTCCATCCTGTGCTCGATCTACCGGCCAGCATCGAGTTGTACGGCAAAGCAGAATGGTACAACCTCGGTGGCTCGGTAAAAGACCGTCCTGCACTCTGGATGATTCGCGATGGTGAGCGGCGCGGTCTCCTACGACCAGGGGTACGGATTGCCGATGCCACCAGTGGCAACACCGGTATCGCGTATGCCACTATTGGCGCAGCGCTTGGGTATGGGGTAACGCTGGCAATGCCGGCAAATGCCAGCCCTGAGCGCCGCCGGATTCTACGTGCGCTCGGTGCTGAGCTAATTCTGACCGATCCGGCTGAAGGCATGGATGCAGCTATCGCCACCATCCGCGCTCTGGTGGCTGAACATCCTGACCGTTACTTCTATCCTGATCAGTACAGCAATCCGGCTAATCCCCGTGCGCACTACGAAACCACCGGCCCTGAAATCTGGCAGCAAACCGGTGGACGAGTCACTCATTTTGTTGCCGCGTTAGGGACCAGTGGCACTTTTATGGGCACCGGGCAGCGATTACGCGAGTATAACCCGGTGATTCGCTTGATTGCCGTTCAGCCTGATAGTCCGTACCATGCATTGGAAGGTGTGAAGCATATGGCCTCAACCCGCTTTGTGCCGGCGATCTATCGCGCCGAACAGGCCGATGCGATTATCGAGGTGCGAAGCGAAGAGGCCTTTGCAATGGCACGGCGGCTGGCACGGCGGGCAGGCCTGCTCGTCGGCATTTCAGCAGCAGCGAATGTGGTGGCCGCAGTGCAGGTCGCTTGCCAGATTGAGCAGGGCGTTATTGTCACCATTCTCTGTGATAGCGCCAACCGGTATCTCAGTGAACGTTTCTGGGAAGAACCAGGCTTTGCCGAAGGTGCCGGTATCTAG
- a CDS encoding methyltransferase domain-containing protein produces MPDYLRPHLLTLPIHRAMIRSIEARLFAELAPDLPEPIIDIGSGDGTFVQIALPNKRIIGIDPRKADTHEAARRGVYTGLCVANGAALPFPDQSFAAAISNCVLEHVVPLDQTLREIARVVRPGSLFVASVVGDRFPNALLGTWLLHRLGLDGNIYGRWFNRISYHYNTLSRAEWSERFDRAGFTVEVCRPYLTDAALKLFDVSHYYGAPSLITRALTGRWLLAPPFTPNLLWEPILRRIYEAPAPEDGPCYFFVLRRRHD; encoded by the coding sequence ATGCCAGATTATTTACGACCACACTTGCTTACCCTGCCAATTCATCGGGCGATGATCCGTTCGATTGAAGCCCGGCTTTTTGCCGAGTTGGCACCCGATTTACCGGAACCAATCATCGATATTGGTTCTGGTGATGGTACATTTGTCCAGATTGCACTACCAAACAAACGAATTATCGGTATTGATCCACGCAAAGCTGACACCCACGAAGCGGCTCGGCGCGGCGTTTATACCGGTCTCTGTGTTGCCAACGGCGCGGCGCTCCCGTTTCCTGATCAATCGTTTGCCGCAGCGATCTCGAATTGTGTGCTCGAACATGTCGTGCCACTCGATCAGACATTACGTGAAATTGCACGAGTCGTGCGGCCAGGCAGCCTCTTTGTCGCATCGGTTGTGGGAGATCGTTTCCCAAATGCCTTGTTAGGTACCTGGTTGCTACATCGGTTGGGGTTAGATGGGAACATATATGGACGCTGGTTTAATCGCATCTCGTACCATTATAATACCCTGAGCCGCGCCGAGTGGAGCGAACGGTTTGATCGAGCCGGCTTTACCGTCGAAGTCTGTCGCCCGTACCTGACCGACGCCGCGTTAAAGCTGTTTGATGTGAGCCATTATTACGGTGCACCGAGTTTGATAACTCGTGCCTTGACCGGGCGCTGGTTGCTGGCCCCACCATTTACGCCTAACCTGTTGTGGGAGCCGATTCTACGTCGCATTTACGAAGCGCCAGCACCGGAAGATGGCCCCTGCTATTTCTTCGTTCTGCGGAGGCGCCATGACTGA
- a CDS encoding sulfurtransferase — protein MSGYAHPEVLVETQWVADHLNDPNVRIVESDEDLLLYDTGHIPGAVKIDWVQDLNDPVIRDYLDSERFAALMRAKGISNDTTVVLYGDKHNWWATYAFWVFKLFGHRDVRIMNGGRAKWIAEGRPLTREVPSYPPGNYVAPPRDDSRIRAFRDQVLDFVRQRKGVLVDVRSPQEYTGERTHMPDYPQEGTLRGGHIPTAVNIPWARAVNEDSTFKSADELRELYAAQGVTPDKEVIAYCRIGERSSHTWFVLTYLLGYPNVRNYDGSWTEWGNSVGLPIEKNV, from the coding sequence ATGAGTGGTTATGCCCATCCAGAAGTGCTGGTCGAGACCCAATGGGTCGCCGATCATCTGAACGATCCCAACGTTCGCATTGTCGAGAGCGATGAAGATTTGTTGTTATACGATACCGGCCACATTCCCGGCGCAGTCAAGATCGATTGGGTGCAAGACCTCAACGATCCGGTTATTCGCGATTACCTTGACTCAGAGCGGTTTGCGGCACTGATGCGCGCCAAGGGTATCAGCAACGATACAACTGTGGTGCTCTATGGCGATAAACACAACTGGTGGGCTACCTATGCCTTTTGGGTGTTCAAGCTCTTCGGGCATCGTGATGTCCGTATTATGAATGGCGGACGGGCCAAATGGATCGCTGAAGGCCGTCCGTTAACCCGTGAAGTACCTTCGTACCCGCCAGGAAATTATGTAGCTCCACCACGTGATGACTCACGGATTCGGGCTTTCCGCGATCAGGTGCTGGATTTTGTCCGTCAACGCAAGGGGGTCCTGGTAGATGTCCGCAGCCCGCAAGAATACACCGGCGAGCGTACCCATATGCCCGACTACCCGCAAGAAGGGACGCTGCGCGGCGGACATATCCCCACGGCAGTCAACATTCCCTGGGCCAGAGCTGTCAATGAAGACAGTACCTTCAAGAGCGCGGATGAACTGCGCGAGTTGTACGCTGCTCAGGGTGTCACTCCCGATAAGGAGGTCATCGCGTACTGCCGGATTGGAGAGCGGAGCAGCCATACCTGGTTTGTGTTGACGTATCTGCTCGGCTATCCGAATGTACGCAATTACGATGGAAGCTGGACTGAGTGGGGTAACAGCGTCGGGTTACCGATTGAGAAGAATGTGTAG
- a CDS encoding AAA family ATPase has translation MSEEHMMKLAVRGDKNPLDLVEKRLREQIFGQERAIESVIRVLNRSRFGFSAGNSRRPRATLLFLGPTGVGKTATARALAELLRPDGSAFLKIDCSLFSQGHEVSALVGAPPSYVGRDQKPLLNPDIIEQENSVVLFDEIEKGQPELWNLLLQVMEDGEILLLNGGRRVSFQQSIVIFTTNVGAKEMVDFLDRRTIGFRTPHQDVEATGREIYQIGFEALQKVFQPEWINRLDEIIAFRPLSAETLSQVFDRMIAECNQQYIRYAIQLRVTPAAKEYLLNKGFDSRFGARPLRQRILKDIEAPLADLLASGGIPAGSLVELRYTGIDQHGQALQFYYAEAPELIERAEELRQRELQRLAVGQSDGPQPPSVSLTHERSNAAEGGIFTTRGPRATPRRDPLFGER, from the coding sequence ATGAGCGAAGAGCACATGATGAAACTGGCAGTTCGTGGCGATAAGAACCCTCTCGATCTGGTTGAGAAACGGTTACGTGAACAAATTTTTGGTCAGGAACGGGCAATTGAAAGTGTCATTCGCGTCCTAAACCGTTCTCGGTTTGGCTTTTCAGCCGGAAATTCACGCCGCCCGCGCGCAACCCTGCTTTTCCTCGGCCCTACCGGTGTCGGTAAAACGGCAACTGCACGCGCACTGGCCGAACTCCTGCGTCCGGACGGCAGTGCGTTTCTTAAGATTGACTGTTCGCTCTTCAGTCAGGGCCACGAAGTGAGTGCTCTGGTTGGTGCTCCGCCGAGCTATGTAGGGCGCGATCAGAAACCACTACTTAATCCCGACATCATCGAACAAGAGAATAGTGTGGTCTTATTTGATGAAATTGAGAAGGGTCAGCCAGAACTGTGGAATCTCCTCTTGCAAGTGATGGAAGACGGCGAGATTCTGCTGCTCAATGGCGGTCGTCGGGTCAGCTTTCAACAGAGCATTGTTATTTTTACTACCAACGTTGGCGCCAAAGAGATGGTTGATTTTCTCGACCGGCGTACCATTGGGTTCCGTACTCCTCACCAGGATGTTGAAGCAACCGGTCGTGAAATCTACCAGATCGGGTTTGAAGCATTACAGAAAGTGTTTCAACCGGAATGGATTAATCGGCTCGATGAGATTATCGCCTTCCGTCCACTTTCAGCCGAAACGCTTAGCCAGGTCTTTGATCGGATGATTGCTGAATGTAACCAGCAGTACATCCGCTACGCAATTCAGTTACGGGTAACTCCCGCAGCCAAGGAGTATCTGCTCAATAAAGGGTTCGATTCGCGTTTTGGTGCTCGCCCACTGCGCCAGCGTATTTTGAAAGACATTGAAGCACCGCTGGCCGACTTGCTTGCTTCAGGTGGCATTCCAGCCGGTAGTCTTGTAGAGCTACGCTACACCGGCATCGACCAGCATGGTCAGGCACTCCAGTTTTACTACGCCGAGGCGCCGGAATTGATCGAGCGGGCAGAAGAGTTACGTCAACGCGAACTACAACGGCTCGCGGTTGGTCAGAGTGATGGGCCACAGCCGCCTAGTGTTAGTCTGACACACGAACGCAGTAACGCGGCTGAGGGTGGCATCTTTACCACACGCGGCCCTCGTGCTACGCCACGTCGGGATCCGCTGTTTGGCGAACGGTAG